Proteins from a single region of Terriglobia bacterium:
- a CDS encoding isoaspartyl peptidase/L-asparaginase, protein MPSQPILLVHGGAWAIPDDMVEAHLNGVRNAAEAGWRVLECGGSALDAIEAAVLVMEDDETFDAGRGSFLTRDGRVQLDALMMDGRTLRAGGVGCVEHIRNPICAARKVLEESPHVYLVAQGAEAFAQEHGIELCSNAELIIPREIERLTQAQQKESAGEKHEIFASPAVSHDTVGAVALDRKGSIAAATSTGGTLNKTPGRVGDSSLLGCGCYADNESAACSTTGWGEPMMKLVLAKWAADQVLARGDPARVARDAIHYLHRRLHGHGGLILLDAKGRFGLAHNTPRMAWALRTPEKQDRGIKIEPIPAVQPLP, encoded by the coding sequence TTGCCGAGCCAGCCGATCCTTTTAGTCCACGGCGGAGCGTGGGCCATCCCCGACGACATGGTGGAAGCGCATCTGAATGGCGTCCGCAACGCTGCGGAGGCGGGATGGCGCGTGCTGGAATGCGGCGGCTCGGCGCTGGACGCAATCGAGGCCGCCGTCCTCGTCATGGAAGATGACGAAACTTTCGACGCGGGGCGCGGCAGCTTCTTAACCCGCGATGGGCGGGTGCAACTAGACGCGCTGATGATGGACGGACGCACACTGCGCGCCGGCGGCGTCGGATGCGTGGAGCACATTCGTAACCCTATCTGCGCCGCGCGCAAGGTCCTGGAGGAAAGCCCGCATGTGTACCTAGTCGCGCAAGGCGCGGAAGCTTTTGCGCAGGAGCACGGGATCGAGCTGTGCAGCAACGCGGAGCTGATCATCCCACGCGAGATTGAGCGCCTGACGCAGGCGCAGCAAAAAGAAAGCGCCGGCGAAAAACACGAGATCTTCGCTTCGCCAGCGGTCTCCCACGACACAGTAGGTGCGGTCGCGCTCGACCGGAAAGGCAGCATTGCAGCGGCGACCTCGACCGGCGGTACGCTCAATAAAACTCCGGGGCGGGTTGGCGATTCATCCCTCCTCGGCTGCGGCTGTTATGCCGACAACGAAAGCGCTGCCTGCTCGACCACCGGGTGGGGCGAGCCGATGATGAAGCTGGTGCTGGCTAAGTGGGCGGCCGACCAGGTGCTGGCGAGAGGCGATCCGGCACGCGTAGCACGGGACGCGATTCACTACCTGCACCGCCGCTTGCACGGCCACGGCGGCCTGATTCTGCTGGACGCGAAGGGACGCTTCGGCCTGGCGCACAACACCCCACGCATGGCATGGGCGCTGCGCACACCCGAAAAGCAGGATCGCGGGATCAAGATTGAACCCATCCCAGCTGTGCAGCCTCTTCCGTAG